A window of the Acanthochromis polyacanthus isolate Apoly-LR-REF ecotype Palm Island chromosome 10, KAUST_Apoly_ChrSc, whole genome shotgun sequence genome harbors these coding sequences:
- the tbx22 gene encoding T-box transcription factor TBX22 — MQGLSSRAHAFSVEALVGKPCKRMKVSEGLEPSSAGDTSGDRSIFTGQHEYPNSQLKSAGSTAGRPEDSSCDPQKQTVSSRTEPSDKACEENKPKESDCRPDREVRVELQGSELWKRFYEIGTEMIITKAGRRMFPSVRVKVRNLDPCQQYYIAMDVMPVDSKRYRYVYHSSQWMVAGNTDHSCISPRLYVHPDSPCAGETWMRQVISFDRVKLTNNEMDDKGHIILQSMHKYKPRVHIIRHNPRMDLSQIQSLPAEGVHSFSFPETEFTTVTAYQNQQITKLKIDRNPFAKGFRDPGRNRGVLDGLLESYPWRGPLSLDFKPFTIQLQGSSASPSSGVKSLLPFSSSSPLHPFSALTCQDAALLTLPLYSKTSPASPAISPLPSRAFSSLGADRLRGLPPLPPLADLPLLSALQGKKPPHCRDPCPHGSPEAPCPIPLHGPLSPQGPSLLPRLSDTAGPYCLYHYSFPLNPQLTAISRHAKLAEDTTDCLLRQSPWHPTTNHCL; from the exons ATGCAGGGCCTGAGCTCCCGGGCTCACGCGTTTTCGGTGGAGGCGCTGGTCGGGAAACCCTGCAAGAGGATGAAAGTTTCGGAGGGACTCGAGCCAAGTTCTGCTGGAGACACGAGCGGAGACAGGAGCATCTTCACCG ggcaGCACGAATATCCCAACAGTCAGCTGAAGAGCGCAGGTTCAACAGCGGGGAGGCCGGAGGACTCCTCCTGTGACCCGCAGAAGCAGACGGTCAGCTCAAGGACCGAACCCTCGGACAAGGCCTGCGAAGAGAACAAGCCGAAGGAGAGCGACTGCCGGCCGGACAGAGAGGTCCGAGTAGAGCTGCAGGGCTCCGAGCTGTGGAAGAGATTCTACGAGATCGGCACCGAGATGATCATCACTAAAGCTGGCAG gagaaTGTTTCCCTCTGTGCGCGTAAAAGTGCGCAACCTGGACCCTTGCCAGCAGTACTACATCGCAATGGACGTCATGCCGGTGGACTCCAAACGCTACAG GTACGTGTACCACAGCTCGCAGTGGATGGTGGCTGGAAACACGGACCACTCGTGCATTTCCCCGCGCCTCTACGTGCATCCGGACTCGCCGTGCGCAGGAGAGACGTGGATGCGGCAAGTCATCAGCTTTGACCGGGTCAAACTCACCAACAACGAGATGGACGACAAGGGACAT ATTATTCTTCAGTCGATGCACAAATACAAGCCACGTGTCCACATCATCCGGCACAACCCTCGGATGGATTTGTCTCAGATCCAGTCGCTGCCTGCTGAGGGAGTTCACAGCTTCTCCTTCCCAGAAACCGAGTTCACCACCGTCACAGCTTATCAGAATCAACAG ATCACAAAACTGAAGATCGACAGGAACCCTTTCGCCAAAGGCTTCAGAGATCCAGGAAGGAATAG GGGGGTTTTGGATGGCCTGTTGGAGTCATATCCCTGGAGAGGCCCTCTCAGTTTGGACTTCAAGCCTTTCACCATACAGCTCCAAG GGAGCTCAGCGTCGCCCAGCAGCGGAGTGAAAAGCCTCCTTCCTTTTTCTTCATCCTCGCCCCTTCACCCGTTCTCAGCGCTCACCTGCCAGGACGCCGCTCTCCTCACCCTCCCCCTCTACAGCAAGACGTCCCCCGCCTCACCCGCCATCTCCCCGCTGCCCAGCCGAGCCTTCTCCTCCCTGGGAGCCGACAGACTGAGAGGCCTCCCCCCGCTGCCTCCGCTAGCAGACCTCCCGCTCCTCTCAGCGCTGCAGGGGAAGAAGCCTCCCCACTGCAGGGACCCATGTCCTCACGGGTCTCCGGAGGCCCCCTGCCCCATCCCTCTCCACGGCCCCCTCAGCCCTCAGGggccctctctcctccctcgtcTCTCCGACACTGCGGGCCCCTACTGCCTCTACCACTACAGCTTCCCCCTCAACCCCCAACTCACAGCTATTTCCCGGCACGCCAAACTCGCCGAAGACACCACAGACTGTCTGCTGCGCCAGTCTCCGTGGCACCCGACCACCAACCACTGCCTCTGA